In Archangium violaceum, the following are encoded in one genomic region:
- a CDS encoding transposase — translation MRHASGRNEPAFDARSALYTLLGADLSQIHGFGPYTVLRLIAECGDDMRKWPTAKHFTSWLCLAPSNKISGGRLLSSRTRRSSNRAATLLRIAAVSIGRTQTALGPSTGAWRCVPGRPRLSRPLPRLNSKGGPSSSTYSSKPDASKARFFIQDGLPGARTAQRGHRFIAHLRPSPRAA, via the coding sequence GTGCGCCATGCTTCTGGCCGTAACGAGCCGGCCTTCGATGCCCGCAGCGCGCTCTACACCTTGCTGGGGGCCGACCTCTCCCAGATTCACGGATTTGGTCCCTACACCGTGCTTCGCCTCATCGCCGAGTGCGGCGATGACATGCGCAAGTGGCCAACGGCCAAGCACTTCACCTCGTGGCTGTGCCTGGCGCCAAGCAACAAGATTTCCGGGGGACGGCTGCTCAGCTCCCGGACGCGTCGCTCCTCCAACCGCGCGGCGACGCTGCTGCGGATAGCCGCCGTCAGCATCGGCCGTACTCAGACAGCCCTGGGGCCTTCTACCGGCGCCTGGCGGTGCGTACCGGGAAGGCCAAGGCTGTCACGGCCACTTCCCAGGCTCAACTCAAAGGGTGGCCCTTCTTCGTCCACATATTCTTCCAAGCCTGATGCGTCGAAGGCGCGTTTCTTCATCCAGGACGGATTGCCTGGGGCCAGGACCGCCCAGAGAGGCCACCGGTTCATTGCGCACCTCCGGCCAAGTCCTCGGGCAGCTTAA
- a CDS encoding TetR/AcrR family transcriptional regulator — MSAERRRPIAKKPSSAYHHGRLREALIAAALRLIGSGEDVNLREAARLVGVSPGAPFRHFRDKAALLAAVAEETMLRFRREVTTALGAAPTAPAAQIHAMAVAYLRFALGEPAYFRAFARAGELGFFDSDFYKKENQETLDVLDGMIREGQQLGEVTPGDQRIVHLAARAFVYGLGRMYAEGHFARMGLGGEDPLSVAEQALAVFERGLLRS; from the coding sequence ATGTCCGCCGAGCGCCGACGGCCAATCGCCAAGAAACCTTCGTCCGCGTACCACCACGGTCGCCTGCGCGAGGCGCTGATCGCCGCCGCGCTCCGGCTCATTGGTAGCGGCGAGGACGTCAACCTTCGCGAGGCGGCACGGCTCGTGGGCGTGTCCCCGGGCGCCCCCTTCCGGCACTTCCGCGACAAGGCCGCGTTGCTAGCGGCCGTGGCCGAGGAGACGATGCTGCGCTTCCGCCGCGAGGTCACCACCGCGCTCGGCGCGGCGCCTACCGCTCCGGCCGCGCAGATCCACGCGATGGCCGTGGCGTATCTGCGGTTCGCGCTCGGAGAGCCGGCCTACTTCCGGGCGTTCGCGCGTGCAGGTGAGCTGGGGTTCTTCGACAGCGACTTCTACAAGAAGGAGAACCAGGAGACCCTGGACGTGCTCGATGGGATGATCCGCGAAGGGCAGCAACTGGGCGAGGTGACGCCAGGCGACCAGCGAATCGTGCATCTGGCGGCGCGGGCCTTCGTCTACGGTCTGGGACGCATGTACGCGGAGGGTCACTTCGCGCGCATGGGGCTCGGCGGGGAGGATCCGCTCTCGGTGGCGGAGCAGGCGCTCGCTGTTTTCGAGCGAGGCCTCCTGCGCTCGTGA
- a CDS encoding carbohydrate binding domain-containing protein, translated as MFKRAEAMMTLVFLVGGIVGFTPTETRAAGANLTINPGFEQNLSGWSNWGGVSVVTSPVSGGAKAARMGPGESGAGQIVEGVGPNGSYVLSGSGAVSNSNEIAIIGVDLMDANGAKLPNGKFELRFNGGSYTKKSLAFTTVPGTAKIQIYIYKNPNAGGYAYTDDISLSSVLNDLPNGVKAMWVWDLADTATAAKRGEMINFSLTKGVNLLYLYTGNALVTYPDRYRALIALAHANGIRVEALDGQSDWVRSANHGYPLERIRQVMSYNDASAANERFDGIHHDNEPHTLPDWETNKQSLGFDYVELARKSVGLLRSGGSPMTYSGDIPFWYETVTITYAGAAKELYKHVLDAMDYVTLMDYRDYAEGADGIIQNGANEIAYGRTLGKKVVLGVETYDVPGNPEYVTFYQEGEAFMNAELAKVNAYYAASPSYAGYAVHYYTTYKTMRP; from the coding sequence ATGTTCAAACGTGCAGAAGCGATGATGACCTTGGTTTTTCTAGTCGGCGGGATCGTCGGCTTCACGCCGACGGAGACGAGAGCGGCGGGAGCGAATCTCACCATCAATCCCGGCTTCGAACAGAACCTGAGCGGATGGTCGAACTGGGGAGGCGTGAGCGTCGTCACGAGCCCGGTCAGCGGCGGCGCGAAAGCCGCCCGCATGGGACCCGGCGAAAGCGGCGCTGGCCAGATCGTCGAAGGCGTTGGTCCGAACGGAAGCTACGTATTGAGCGGAAGTGGAGCGGTAAGCAACAGCAACGAAATCGCGATCATCGGCGTCGATCTGATGGACGCGAACGGCGCGAAACTGCCGAACGGCAAGTTCGAACTCCGCTTCAACGGAGGAAGTTACACGAAGAAGTCTCTCGCCTTCACGACCGTTCCTGGCACCGCGAAGATCCAGATTTATATCTACAAGAATCCGAACGCCGGCGGGTATGCCTATACCGACGATATCTCCTTGTCGTCCGTATTGAACGACCTGCCCAACGGCGTGAAGGCGATGTGGGTATGGGATCTGGCGGATACAGCCACCGCCGCGAAGCGCGGCGAGATGATCAACTTCAGCCTGACGAAGGGCGTCAATCTGCTCTATCTCTACACGGGGAACGCCCTGGTCACCTATCCGGACCGCTATCGCGCGTTGATCGCGCTCGCTCATGCGAACGGCATCCGCGTCGAAGCGCTCGACGGTCAATCCGACTGGGTGCGCAGCGCGAATCATGGCTACCCGCTCGAACGCATTCGGCAGGTGATGAGCTATAACGACGCTTCGGCGGCGAATGAGCGGTTCGACGGCATTCATCACGACAACGAGCCGCATACGCTGCCAGACTGGGAAACGAACAAGCAGTCGCTCGGCTTCGATTATGTCGAGCTGGCGCGCAAGTCCGTCGGGCTGCTGCGCAGTGGCGGTTCGCCGATGACCTACTCGGGCGACATCCCGTTCTGGTACGAGACGGTGACGATCACCTACGCTGGCGCCGCCAAGGAGTTGTACAAACATGTCCTGGACGCCATGGATTATGTAACGCTCATGGACTATCGCGATTACGCGGAAGGCGCGGACGGCATCATCCAGAACGGCGCCAACGAAATCGCCTACGGCAGGACTCTCGGCAAGAAGGTGGTGCTCGGCGTGGAGACCTACGACGTGCCCGGCAATCCGGAATACGTCACCTTCTATCAGGAAGGCGAAGCATTCATGAACGCGGAGCTGGCGAAGGTGAACGCTTATTATGCGGCTTCGCCCAGTTACGCGGGATATGCCGTGCATTATTACACCACTTACAAGACCATGCGGCCTTGA
- a CDS encoding nuclear transport factor 2 family protein — protein sequence MSEENVAQRAAAVVEKSQRALASRDVEGYVSCFTPDAFLSDPLAPSMVGQEAIRQGVQKLVGLFSKIELQELKLFPVGRTVAFLARVHAEAAPGVIVHEVSASCSNVQKR from the coding sequence ATGAGTGAGGAGAACGTGGCGCAGCGCGCGGCAGCGGTGGTGGAGAAGTCCCAGCGGGCGCTGGCGAGCAGGGATGTGGAGGGCTACGTGTCCTGCTTCACCCCGGACGCCTTCCTGAGCGACCCGCTCGCCCCCTCCATGGTGGGGCAAGAGGCGATCCGCCAGGGCGTCCAGAAGCTCGTGGGTCTCTTCTCGAAGATCGAGCTCCAGGAGCTGAAGCTCTTCCCCGTGGGCCGCACCGTCGCCTTCCTGGCCCGGGTCCACGCTGAAGCTGCTCCAGGAGTAATAGTCCATGAGGTGAGCGCATCATGTTCAAACGTGCAGAAGCGATGA
- a CDS encoding PAS domain-containing sensor histidine kinase, with protein MHDDTGHGRTVLQLEQLNELLEAKVKSQEQLLAETQERLRTLFENAPLSIQLIDVSGRTLQVNAAWRALWRIPPDVVENFVLRGYNVLTDPQLEKHGILPYFQRALRGENSRIPAIRYDAAELQLAGRARWVEGNLYPVKDAAGEVRQLVLIHEDVTDRREAQELILRKSAEFEAVYQHLPEPVIMTSPERIIVLVNPAANALFGYAPDELIGRPASILEAEGTEPEHAPGAEAREVSYRHRSGELILTSTLSSVVRSAGGEVFGYVAIVRDIREQRREEEMRRFISNAGDVLASSLDPRETLSALARLAVPTLGDWCLIDLLEDDGSVRRAEVVIADPRHEPVKAKAARFTISRDRPESPPARALFEATPLLIPVLEREKIGQMALSGEHAQVIIEAEVHSMICVPLMARGRVLGVLSLLLAASRRSYTERDFSYAKQLAGKAAQAVENSRLYERATEAISARDEFLSICSHELKTPLTSLKLQLELACRSLQKPVSAGLPAEALNTRLGVATRQLRRVERLIDDMLDVSRIATGMLTMDMAPLSVRELVTETVHQASEVFQSAGVGLTVEVSEDARVHGDRARLAQVLDNLLANALKYGEGKPVRIDVGRRGDRVELSVSDQGPGIAPRDLQRIFQRFERAVANRSITGLGLGLHISRQIAERHGGTLEVESELGSGARFTLRLPVEAGGR; from the coding sequence ATGCATGACGACACCGGCCACGGCCGGACGGTCCTTCAGCTCGAGCAGCTCAACGAGTTGCTCGAAGCGAAGGTCAAAAGCCAGGAGCAGCTGCTCGCCGAGACGCAGGAGCGCCTGCGCACACTCTTCGAGAACGCGCCGCTGAGCATCCAGCTGATCGACGTCTCGGGCCGGACGCTGCAGGTCAACGCGGCATGGCGCGCGCTCTGGCGCATCCCGCCGGACGTGGTCGAGAACTTCGTCCTCCGCGGCTACAACGTCCTGACGGACCCCCAGCTGGAGAAGCACGGCATCCTCCCGTACTTCCAACGGGCCCTGCGAGGCGAGAACAGCCGCATCCCGGCCATCCGCTACGACGCGGCCGAGCTCCAGCTCGCAGGCCGGGCGCGGTGGGTCGAGGGGAACCTCTATCCCGTGAAGGACGCGGCCGGCGAGGTCCGGCAACTGGTCCTCATCCACGAGGACGTCACCGATCGGCGAGAGGCGCAGGAGCTCATCCTCCGCAAGAGCGCGGAGTTCGAGGCCGTCTACCAGCACCTCCCGGAGCCGGTGATCATGACCTCACCCGAGCGCATCATCGTGCTCGTGAACCCGGCGGCGAACGCGCTCTTCGGCTATGCGCCGGATGAACTCATCGGACGGCCCGCGTCCATCCTCGAAGCCGAGGGGACGGAGCCGGAGCACGCGCCCGGAGCGGAGGCTCGCGAGGTGAGCTACCGCCACCGCAGCGGTGAGCTCATCCTCACGAGCACTCTGTCCTCGGTGGTGCGCTCGGCCGGCGGAGAGGTCTTCGGTTACGTCGCCATCGTGCGCGACATCCGTGAGCAGCGGCGAGAGGAGGAGATGCGCCGGTTCATCTCCAACGCAGGAGACGTCCTGGCCTCGTCGCTGGACCCTCGCGAGACGCTCTCCGCGCTGGCACGGCTCGCGGTGCCCACGCTCGGAGACTGGTGCCTCATCGACCTGCTCGAGGACGACGGCTCGGTCCGCCGTGCGGAGGTCGTCATCGCGGACCCGCGACACGAGCCCGTCAAGGCGAAGGCCGCTCGCTTCACCATCAGCAGGGACCGTCCGGAGAGCCCTCCTGCCCGGGCGCTTTTCGAGGCGACGCCCCTGCTCATCCCGGTCCTCGAGCGCGAGAAGATCGGGCAGATGGCCCTCAGCGGCGAGCACGCCCAGGTCATCATCGAGGCGGAGGTGCACTCGATGATCTGCGTGCCGCTCATGGCGCGCGGCAGGGTGCTCGGAGTCCTGTCCCTGCTCCTCGCCGCATCCCGGCGCAGCTACACGGAGCGGGACTTCTCCTACGCGAAGCAGCTCGCCGGGAAGGCCGCGCAGGCAGTGGAGAACTCGCGGCTCTATGAGCGAGCCACCGAGGCGATCTCCGCCCGCGACGAGTTCCTCAGCATCTGCTCCCACGAGCTCAAGACGCCTCTCACCTCGCTGAAGCTTCAGCTCGAGCTGGCATGCCGCTCGTTGCAGAAGCCGGTCTCGGCCGGGCTCCCCGCCGAGGCGTTGAACACCCGCCTCGGGGTGGCCACTCGCCAGCTGCGGCGCGTGGAGCGGCTCATCGACGACATGCTCGACGTGTCACGGATTGCCACCGGGATGCTGACCATGGACATGGCGCCCCTGTCGGTCCGGGAGCTGGTGACCGAGACGGTGCATCAGGCGAGCGAGGTCTTCCAGTCAGCAGGCGTCGGCCTCACGGTGGAGGTCTCCGAAGATGCGCGGGTCCACGGGGACCGGGCCCGGCTGGCGCAGGTGCTCGACAACCTCCTCGCCAACGCCCTGAAGTATGGCGAGGGGAAGCCCGTGCGCATCGACGTGGGCCGGCGCGGAGACCGGGTGGAGCTTTCGGTCAGCGACCAGGGCCCTGGGATTGCGCCACGAGATCTGCAGCGCATCTTCCAGCGCTTCGAGCGGGCCGTGGCCAACCGGAGCATCACCGGGCTCGGCCTCGGCTTGCACATCAGCCGTCAGATTGCCGAGCGCCACGGCGGGACGCTCGAGGTGGAGAGTGAGCTCGGCAGCGGGGCGCGGTTCACGCTGCGCCTTCCCGTGGAAGCCGGGGGCCGCTGA
- a CDS encoding flavin-containing monooxygenase, translating to MVYGKGPVEQASDALAVRAETPVEHFDVLIVGAGLSGIGAAYHLRTNCPTRTYAILEGREAIGGTWDLFRYPGIRSDSDMYTLGYSFRPWTAPKAIADGPSILRYVRETAREYGIDQHIRFRHHVKRASWSSAEARWTVEAERGPEKELVRFTCNFLLMCSGYYNYTEGYRPEFPGEARFQGTIVHPQFWPEDLDYQGKRVVVIGSGATAVTLVPEMAKKAAHVTMLQRSPTYVLSRPAEDPIANALRRVLPAKLAYGITRWKNVLLSMLFYILSRKRPARVKEYIIGLVREHLGPGYDVATHFTPSYNPWDQRVCLVPDADLFDAVKQGHASVVTDQIGTFTEKGLELRSGKELEADIVVTATGLKLQLLSDIEFSIDGERRDLAKTLCYKGMMFSDVPNLAYAFGYTNASWTLKVDLTSGYVCRLLNHMAKHGDTTCTPRHDPTVEELPFLDFSSGYVQRAFDQMPKQGSKRPWRLYQNYALDLFTLRFGKVDDGTMEFSRAPKPAAAQQPQRGATTYEAA from the coding sequence ATGGTTTACGGGAAGGGACCCGTCGAACAGGCGTCTGACGCCTTGGCGGTGAGGGCGGAAACACCGGTGGAGCACTTCGACGTGCTCATCGTCGGCGCGGGCCTGTCGGGCATCGGCGCGGCGTACCACCTGCGGACGAACTGCCCGACGAGGACCTACGCGATCCTCGAGGGCCGCGAGGCCATCGGCGGGACGTGGGATCTGTTCCGCTATCCGGGCATCCGCTCGGACTCGGACATGTACACGCTGGGCTACTCGTTCCGGCCATGGACCGCTCCGAAGGCGATCGCCGACGGGCCGTCCATCCTGCGCTACGTGCGGGAGACGGCGCGCGAGTATGGGATCGACCAGCACATCCGCTTCCGCCACCACGTCAAACGAGCCTCCTGGTCCTCCGCGGAAGCGCGCTGGACGGTCGAGGCCGAGCGCGGGCCCGAGAAGGAGCTGGTGCGCTTCACCTGCAACTTCCTGCTCATGTGCAGCGGGTACTACAACTACACCGAGGGCTACCGGCCCGAGTTCCCCGGTGAGGCGCGCTTCCAGGGCACCATCGTCCACCCGCAGTTCTGGCCGGAGGACCTGGACTACCAGGGCAAGCGCGTCGTCGTGATCGGCAGCGGCGCGACCGCCGTCACCCTCGTGCCCGAGATGGCCAAGAAGGCCGCGCACGTCACCATGCTGCAGCGCTCGCCGACGTATGTCCTCTCGCGCCCGGCCGAGGATCCCATTGCCAACGCATTGCGCCGCGTCCTGCCGGCGAAGCTCGCCTATGGAATCACGCGGTGGAAGAACGTGCTCCTCAGCATGCTCTTCTACATCCTGTCGCGGAAGAGGCCCGCGCGGGTGAAGGAGTACATCATCGGCCTGGTGCGCGAGCATCTCGGTCCTGGCTATGACGTCGCGACCCACTTCACGCCGAGCTACAACCCGTGGGACCAGCGCGTCTGTCTCGTCCCCGACGCCGACCTGTTCGATGCGGTCAAGCAGGGCCACGCCTCGGTCGTCACCGATCAGATCGGGACGTTCACCGAGAAGGGGCTCGAGCTCCGCTCGGGCAAGGAGCTCGAGGCGGACATCGTCGTGACCGCCACGGGTCTCAAGCTGCAACTGCTGAGCGACATCGAATTCAGCATCGACGGTGAGCGGCGCGACCTGGCGAAGACCCTCTGCTACAAGGGCATGATGTTCAGCGACGTGCCGAACCTCGCCTACGCGTTCGGCTACACCAACGCGTCGTGGACGCTGAAGGTGGACCTCACCTCGGGCTATGTCTGCCGGCTGCTCAATCACATGGCGAAGCACGGCGACACGACCTGCACGCCGCGCCACGATCCCACGGTCGAGGAGCTGCCATTCCTCGACTTCTCGTCGGGCTACGTCCAGCGGGCGTTCGACCAGATGCCGAAGCAGGGCTCGAAGCGACCGTGGCGGCTCTACCAGAACTACGCGCTCGATCTGTTCACGCTGCGCTTCGGCAAGGTCGACGACGGAACGATGGAGTTCTCACGCGCGCCGAAGCCGGCGGCGGCCCAGCAACCCCAGCGCGGGGCGACGACGTACGAGGCAGCCTGA
- a CDS encoding TetR/AcrR family transcriptional regulator, which translates to MTSSSVANRRYRGSSAEERRAHRREQFLGAAIRVYGEQGYRNATVKAVCEAAGLTERYFYESFSNSEELLVASFQAVMRVLLAELEKASAEASGGPVERARAMLGAYYEALQRSPQSARVFLVEISGVSPAVDQALEASLRALGELLARTLDPDGKCRAAGEPLLRAGVVGGVIHIALSWIASGYSQPIPEVVDAAVRLCLVLRG; encoded by the coding sequence ATGACTTCCTCCTCCGTGGCCAACCGACGCTATCGAGGCTCCTCGGCCGAGGAGCGTCGCGCTCATCGGCGTGAGCAGTTCCTCGGAGCGGCCATCCGGGTCTATGGCGAGCAGGGCTATCGCAACGCGACGGTGAAGGCCGTCTGCGAGGCCGCCGGGCTGACCGAGCGCTACTTCTACGAGTCGTTCTCCAACAGCGAGGAGCTGCTCGTCGCCTCGTTCCAGGCCGTGATGCGGGTCCTCCTGGCTGAGCTGGAGAAGGCCAGCGCCGAGGCTTCGGGTGGCCCCGTCGAGCGGGCTCGCGCGATGCTCGGCGCCTATTACGAGGCGCTCCAGCGCAGTCCCCAATCGGCGCGGGTGTTCCTCGTGGAGATCTCCGGTGTGAGCCCCGCGGTCGACCAGGCCCTCGAAGCGTCCCTCCGGGCCTTGGGTGAGCTGCTCGCGCGGACGCTCGATCCGGATGGGAAGTGCCGCGCGGCGGGCGAACCGCTGCTGCGCGCGGGCGTGGTCGGCGGCGTCATCCACATCGCCTTGAGTTGGATCGCGAGCGGCTACTCGCAGCCGATTCCCGAGGTCGTCGACGCCGCCGTGCGCCTCTGTCTCGTTCTCAGAGGGTGA